From a single Capsicum annuum cultivar UCD-10X-F1 chromosome 12, UCD10Xv1.1, whole genome shotgun sequence genomic region:
- the LOC107851417 gene encoding CBL-interacting serine/threonine-protein kinase 1 isoform X1, producing MVIIQQQQQQEEEIIRSDQRGKKGMRIGKYEFGRTLGQGNFGKVKYAKHIDSGKSFAIKILEKHRIHDLRITDQIKREIRTLKVLKHPNVVRLYEVLASKTKIYMVLEYVNGGELFDRIASKGKLSESQGRKLFQQLIDGVSYCHDKGVFHRDLKLENVLIDGGRNIKITDFGLSALPQHLRDDGLLHTTCGSPNYVAPEVLSNRGYDGATSDTWSCGVILYVILTGFLPFDDRNLAVLYHKIFKGDAPIPKWLSQGAKNLIRRILDPNPQTRITMAEIKEDEWFKQDYTPAIPDEEEDLESDDASSDDEVLTVHDAPIDTERDSESPSLINNAFQLIGMSSCLDLSGFFENEDASERKIRFTSNLSPKELLERIENLAVQMGFQVQKKTGKLKVLLEHKGQKTQANLSIVAEVFEISTSLYVVELQKSSGDSTVYRQLCNRLSDELGVQQSEELQPT from the exons ATGGTAATaatacagcaacaacaacaacaagaagaagaaataataagaagtgatcaAAGAGGTAAAAAGGGAATGCGAATAGGTAAATATGAGTTTGGAAGAACATTAGGACAAGGTAATTTTGGCAAAGTAAAGTATGCAAAACATATAGATTCTGGTAAATCTTTTGCTATAAAGATTTTGGAGAAACATAGGATTCATGATCTCAGAATTACTGATCAG ATAAAGAGGGAGATTCGAACATTAAAAGTCCTCAAGCATCCAAACGTTGTTAGATTATATGAG GTATTAGCAAGCAAAACCAAGATTTACATGGTATTGGAATATGTAAATGGTGGTGAATTATTTGACAGAATT GCTTCTAAAGGGAAATTATCAGAATCACAAGGCAGAAAATTATTTCAACAATTAATTGATGGTGTTAGTTATTGCCATGACAAAGGTGTCTTCCATAGAGACCTCAAG CTAGAGAATGTTCTCATTGATGGAGGAAGAAACATAAAGATAACAGATTTTGGACTAAGTGCATTGCCTCAACATTTAAGG GATGATGGATTGTTGCATACAACATGTGGTAGTCCCAATTATGTTGCTCCTGAAGTTCTATCTAACAGAGGATATGATGGTGCAACATCAGATACTTGGTCATGTGGTGTCATTTTATATGTCATCCTCACTGGCTTTTTACCCTTTGATGATAGAAATCTTGCAGTGCTTTATCATAAG ATATTTAAGGGCGATGCTCCAATACCAAAGTGGTTATCACAAGGAGCAAAGAATCTTATAAGGAGGATTCTTGATCCAAATCCACAAACTCGAATAACAATGGCGGAAATTAAAGAAGATGAATGGTTTAAACAAGATTATACTCCTGCAATTCCCGATGAAGAGGAAGATTTGGAAAGCGACGACGCATCCTCAGATGATGAAGTGTTGACAGTACATGATGCA CCAATTGACACAGAAAGGGATTCAGAATCACCTTCTCTTATCAATAATGCCTTTCAACTTATCGGAATGTCCTCATGTCTTGATCTTTCTGGTTTTTTTGAAAATGAG GATGCTTCCGAGAGGAAAATCAGGTTCACGTCTAACCTCTCTCCGAAAGAATTGTTAGAACGGATTGAGAATTTAGCAGTTCAAATGGGATTTCAAGTCCAGAAAAAAACTGGAAAG TTAAAAGTATTGCTAGAACACAAAGGTCAAAAAACACAAGCCAATCTTTCAATAGTAGCAGAG GTTTTCGAGATAAGTACATCCTTGTATGTTGTAGAGTTACAAAAATCTTCGGGAGATTCTACGGTATATAGACAG CTGTGTAACAGATTATCGGACGAATTGGGAGTCCAGCAAAGTGAAGAACTCCAGCCAACCTAA
- the LOC107851417 gene encoding CBL-interacting serine/threonine-protein kinase 1 isoform X2, with amino-acid sequence MVIIQQQQQQEEEIIRSDQRGKKGMRIGKYEFGRTLGQGNFGKVKYAKHIDSGKSFAIKILEKHRIHDLRITDQIKREIRTLKVLKHPNVVRLYEVLASKTKIYMVLEYVNGGELFDRIASKGKLSESQGRKLFQQLIDGVSYCHDKGVFHRDLKDDGLLHTTCGSPNYVAPEVLSNRGYDGATSDTWSCGVILYVILTGFLPFDDRNLAVLYHKIFKGDAPIPKWLSQGAKNLIRRILDPNPQTRITMAEIKEDEWFKQDYTPAIPDEEEDLESDDASSDDEVLTVHDAPIDTERDSESPSLINNAFQLIGMSSCLDLSGFFENEDASERKIRFTSNLSPKELLERIENLAVQMGFQVQKKTGKLKVLLEHKGQKTQANLSIVAEVFEISTSLYVVELQKSSGDSTVYRQLCNRLSDELGVQQSEELQPT; translated from the exons ATGGTAATaatacagcaacaacaacaacaagaagaagaaataataagaagtgatcaAAGAGGTAAAAAGGGAATGCGAATAGGTAAATATGAGTTTGGAAGAACATTAGGACAAGGTAATTTTGGCAAAGTAAAGTATGCAAAACATATAGATTCTGGTAAATCTTTTGCTATAAAGATTTTGGAGAAACATAGGATTCATGATCTCAGAATTACTGATCAG ATAAAGAGGGAGATTCGAACATTAAAAGTCCTCAAGCATCCAAACGTTGTTAGATTATATGAG GTATTAGCAAGCAAAACCAAGATTTACATGGTATTGGAATATGTAAATGGTGGTGAATTATTTGACAGAATT GCTTCTAAAGGGAAATTATCAGAATCACAAGGCAGAAAATTATTTCAACAATTAATTGATGGTGTTAGTTATTGCCATGACAAAGGTGTCTTCCATAGAGACCTCAAG GATGATGGATTGTTGCATACAACATGTGGTAGTCCCAATTATGTTGCTCCTGAAGTTCTATCTAACAGAGGATATGATGGTGCAACATCAGATACTTGGTCATGTGGTGTCATTTTATATGTCATCCTCACTGGCTTTTTACCCTTTGATGATAGAAATCTTGCAGTGCTTTATCATAAG ATATTTAAGGGCGATGCTCCAATACCAAAGTGGTTATCACAAGGAGCAAAGAATCTTATAAGGAGGATTCTTGATCCAAATCCACAAACTCGAATAACAATGGCGGAAATTAAAGAAGATGAATGGTTTAAACAAGATTATACTCCTGCAATTCCCGATGAAGAGGAAGATTTGGAAAGCGACGACGCATCCTCAGATGATGAAGTGTTGACAGTACATGATGCA CCAATTGACACAGAAAGGGATTCAGAATCACCTTCTCTTATCAATAATGCCTTTCAACTTATCGGAATGTCCTCATGTCTTGATCTTTCTGGTTTTTTTGAAAATGAG GATGCTTCCGAGAGGAAAATCAGGTTCACGTCTAACCTCTCTCCGAAAGAATTGTTAGAACGGATTGAGAATTTAGCAGTTCAAATGGGATTTCAAGTCCAGAAAAAAACTGGAAAG TTAAAAGTATTGCTAGAACACAAAGGTCAAAAAACACAAGCCAATCTTTCAATAGTAGCAGAG GTTTTCGAGATAAGTACATCCTTGTATGTTGTAGAGTTACAAAAATCTTCGGGAGATTCTACGGTATATAGACAG CTGTGTAACAGATTATCGGACGAATTGGGAGTCCAGCAAAGTGAAGAACTCCAGCCAACCTAA
- the LOC107851417 gene encoding CBL-interacting serine/threonine-protein kinase 1 isoform X3: MVIIQQQQQQEEEIIRSDQRGKKGMRIGKYEFGRTLGQGNFGKVKYAKHIDSGKSFAIKILEKHRIHDLRITDQIKREIRTLKVLKHPNVVRLYEVLASKTKIYMVLEYVNGGELFDRIASKGKLSESQGRKLFQQLIDGVSYCHDKGVFHRDLKLENVLIDGGRNIKITDFGLSALPQHLRIFKGDAPIPKWLSQGAKNLIRRILDPNPQTRITMAEIKEDEWFKQDYTPAIPDEEEDLESDDASSDDEVLTVHDAPIDTERDSESPSLINNAFQLIGMSSCLDLSGFFENEDASERKIRFTSNLSPKELLERIENLAVQMGFQVQKKTGKLKVLLEHKGQKTQANLSIVAEVFEISTSLYVVELQKSSGDSTVYRQLCNRLSDELGVQQSEELQPT; encoded by the exons ATGGTAATaatacagcaacaacaacaacaagaagaagaaataataagaagtgatcaAAGAGGTAAAAAGGGAATGCGAATAGGTAAATATGAGTTTGGAAGAACATTAGGACAAGGTAATTTTGGCAAAGTAAAGTATGCAAAACATATAGATTCTGGTAAATCTTTTGCTATAAAGATTTTGGAGAAACATAGGATTCATGATCTCAGAATTACTGATCAG ATAAAGAGGGAGATTCGAACATTAAAAGTCCTCAAGCATCCAAACGTTGTTAGATTATATGAG GTATTAGCAAGCAAAACCAAGATTTACATGGTATTGGAATATGTAAATGGTGGTGAATTATTTGACAGAATT GCTTCTAAAGGGAAATTATCAGAATCACAAGGCAGAAAATTATTTCAACAATTAATTGATGGTGTTAGTTATTGCCATGACAAAGGTGTCTTCCATAGAGACCTCAAG CTAGAGAATGTTCTCATTGATGGAGGAAGAAACATAAAGATAACAGATTTTGGACTAAGTGCATTGCCTCAACATTTAAGG ATATTTAAGGGCGATGCTCCAATACCAAAGTGGTTATCACAAGGAGCAAAGAATCTTATAAGGAGGATTCTTGATCCAAATCCACAAACTCGAATAACAATGGCGGAAATTAAAGAAGATGAATGGTTTAAACAAGATTATACTCCTGCAATTCCCGATGAAGAGGAAGATTTGGAAAGCGACGACGCATCCTCAGATGATGAAGTGTTGACAGTACATGATGCA CCAATTGACACAGAAAGGGATTCAGAATCACCTTCTCTTATCAATAATGCCTTTCAACTTATCGGAATGTCCTCATGTCTTGATCTTTCTGGTTTTTTTGAAAATGAG GATGCTTCCGAGAGGAAAATCAGGTTCACGTCTAACCTCTCTCCGAAAGAATTGTTAGAACGGATTGAGAATTTAGCAGTTCAAATGGGATTTCAAGTCCAGAAAAAAACTGGAAAG TTAAAAGTATTGCTAGAACACAAAGGTCAAAAAACACAAGCCAATCTTTCAATAGTAGCAGAG GTTTTCGAGATAAGTACATCCTTGTATGTTGTAGAGTTACAAAAATCTTCGGGAGATTCTACGGTATATAGACAG CTGTGTAACAGATTATCGGACGAATTGGGAGTCCAGCAAAGTGAAGAACTCCAGCCAACCTAA
- the LOC107851217 gene encoding probable GTP diphosphokinase CRSH, chloroplastic, with protein MNLHLINSRGSAPCIPCITKTLVHQTDLWPRHISAAVRASATAAEMVVAGPEQPGGKMVVELVGAFNELTERMDNTVLSTSSSRLLFKSLKLCIPILQSLPLAPDGRAPLSRALSVAVILADLQMDAEVISTGLLREVLEAGAISIYDVRDRIGTSTSHLLHESLRVKHMSLKVEVLDDDSATALRKFCLTYYDVRALVLDLAIKLDMMRHLDYLPRYRQQMIGLEVMKLHAPLAHAIGTNLLSLELEDLSFRYLFPYSYLYLDAWLRSHESGNKPLIDVCKEQLLQSLKSDPLLTEIVSKISVEGRYKSRYSTMKKLLRDGRKLEEVNDILGLRVILTPLSGVDESEMGEKACYRAREVVQSLWEEIPSRSKDYILRPKANGYKSLHMAVDTGENGRTRPLMEIQIRTAEMDILASGGAASHALYKGGVTDPEEAKHLKAIMMAAAELAALRLQDFPSANHKGLETDKRGRVFRLLDKNGDGKISIDELMEVMEDLGAPGDDAREMMQLLDSNSDGFLSSDEFDLFQNQVEFIRNLEDRDDHYQTLLNEKLQIGNETGLIPLYSTQQGDSLVTN; from the exons ATGAACCTCCACTTAATAAATTCTCGTGGTTCGGCCCCATGCATTCCATGCATAACGAAAACTTTAGTACATCAGACTGATCTCTGGCCCCGCCATATCTCCGCTGCCGTGAGAGCTTCAGCAACGGCAGCGGAGATGGTGGTGGCGGGGCCGGAACAACCTGGTGGGAAAATGGTGGTGGAGTTAGTTGGTGCATTTAATGAGTTAACTGAAAGAATGGATAATACTGTACTTTCTACTAGCTCTTCAAGATTGTTGTTTAAAAGTCTGAAATTGTGTATTCCAATTCTTCAGTCACTTCCACTTGCTCCTGATGGTAGAGCTCCACTTTCTAGAGCTTTGTCTGTTGCTGTTATTTTAGCTGATTTACAG ATGGATGCTGAAGTTATATCCACTGGTCTACTAAGAGAAGTTCTCGAGGCAGGTGCTATCTCAATATATGACGTGAGGGATCGGATTGGTACCAGTACCTCTCATTTATTGCATGAAAGTTTACGTGTGAAGCATATGTCGTTAAAGGTAGAAGTATTGGATGATGATAGCGCAACAGCATTGAGGAAATTTTGTCTGACATACTATGATGTTAGGGCGTTAGTGTTAGACCTTGCTATCAAGCTCGATATGATGAGGCACCTTGATTATTTACCTAGGTACCGGCAGCAGATGATAGGACTTGAGGTTATGAAACTACATGCTCCTTTAGCACATGCCATCGGAACTAACTTGTTATCTCTTGAACTCGAGGATCTATCTTTCCGATACTTGTTTCCTTACTCGTATCTTTATCTTGACGCGTGGTTGCGAAGTCACGAGTCTGGAAACAAGCCTTTGATTGATGTCTGCAAGGAGCAGCTGCTTCAGTCCCTCAAATCTGATCCACTGTTAACGGAAATTGTGAGTAAGATATCTGTTGAGGGTCGTTACAAAAGTCGTTATAGCACCATGAAGAAGCTCTTGAGAGATGGTCGAAAGCTTGAAGAGGTGAATGACATCTTAGGTCTAAGAGTTATATTGACTCCTTTATCAGGCGTAGACGAGTCAGAAATGGGGGAAAAGGCTTGCTACAGGGCACGCGAAGTCGTCCAATCTTTGTGGGAAGAGATACCAAGTAGGTCGAAAGACTATATCTTAAGGCCTAAAGCTAACGGATATAAGAGTTTGCACATGGCTGTTGATACCGGTGAAAATGGTCGGACCAGACCTCTAATGGAAATTCAAATACGAACAGCAGAAATGGATATACTAGCGTCTGGAGGAGCAGCGTCTCATGCGTTGTACAAGGGCGGTGTTACTGATCCTGAAGAG GCAAAGCACCTGAAGGCAATCATGATGGCTGCAGCAGAGCTTGCAGCATTGCGCCTTCAAGATTTTCCTTCGGCGAATCACAAAGGTCTGGAAACTGACAAGAGAGGAAGGGTGTTCCGTCTTCTTGACAAGAATGGAGATGGTAAAATAAGCATTGACGAACTTATGGAAGTGATGGAAGATCTCGGTGCCCCAGGAGATGATGCGCGGGAGATGATGCAACTTCTTGATTCAAACAGTGACGGTTTTTTGAGCTCAGATGAATTCGATTTATTTCAGAACCAG GTTGAGTTCATCAGGAATTTAGAAGATAGAGATGATCATTATCAAACACTGTTAAACGAAAAGCTGCAAATAGGAAATGAAACCGGTTTGATTCCATTGTACAGTACACAGCAAGGTGATAGTCTGGTAACGAATTAG